A section of the Triticum dicoccoides isolate Atlit2015 ecotype Zavitan chromosome 7A, WEW_v2.0, whole genome shotgun sequence genome encodes:
- the LOC119329486 gene encoding aspartic proteinase 39-like has product MGPPRGASRATLALLLLLALSAALAPARAAATGVFEVRRKFPRHDGSGKHLAGLREHDARRHGRSLAAAVDLPLGGNGLPTETGLYFTQIGIGTPAKSYYVQVDTGSDILWVNCVSCDTCPRKSGLGIELTLYDPSGSSSGTGVTCGQEFCVATHGGVLPSCVPAAPCQYSISYGDGSSTTGFFVTDFLQYNQVSGNSQTTPANTSITFGCGAKIGGDLGSSSQALDGILGFGQSNSSMLSQLAAAGKVRKVFAHCLDTINGGGIFAIGDVVQPKVSTTPLVPGMPHYNVNLEAIDVGGVKLQLPTNIFGIEESKGTIIDSGTTLAYLPGVVYNAIMSKVFAQYGEMPLKNDQDFQCFRYSGSVDDGFPIITFHFEGGLPLNIHPHDYLFQNGELYCMGFQTGGLQTKDGKDMVLLGDLAFSNRLVLYDLENQVIGWTDYNCSSSIKIKDDKTGSIYTVNAHDISSGWRFQWHKPLFVLLVTALCSYTMF; this is encoded by the exons ATGGGGCCGCCCCGTGGCGCTTCTCGCGCTActctcgccctcctcctcctcctcgcgctgtcGGCGGCGCTCGCCCCCGCCCGCGCGGCCGCCACGGGCGTCTTCGAGGTGCGCCGCAAGTTCCCGCGCCACGACGGGAGCGGCAAGCACCTGGCGGGCCTCCGGGAGCACGACGCGCGCCGCCACGGccgctccctcgccgccgccgtcgacctgccCCTCGGCGGCAACGGCCTCCCCACCGAGACCGG GCTCTATTTCACGCAGATTGGGATCGGCACGCCGGCCAAGAGCTACTACGTGCAGGTGGACACCGGCAGCGACATACTCTGGGTCAACTGCGTCTCCTGCGACACCTGCCCCCGCAAGAGCGGTCTCGGG ATAGAGCTGACGCTGTACGACCCGAGCGGATCGTCGAGCGGCACCGGGGTCACGTGCGGCCAGGAGTTCTGCGTGGCGACTCACGGCGGCGTGCTCCCGTCCTGCGTCCCCGCCGCGCCGTGCCAGTACAGCATCTCATACGGAGACGGAAGCTCCACGACGGGATTCTTTGTCACGGACTTCTTGCAGTACAACCAGGTGTCTGGCAATAGCCAAACCACCCCGGCCAATACAAGCATCACGTTTGG GTGCGGTGCTAAGATTGGTGGAGATTTGGGGTCGTCAAGCCAGGCTCTTGACGGGATTCTTGGATTTGGTCAGTCAAATTCATCCATGCTGTCGCAGTTAGCGGCTGCAGGAAAAGTGAGGAAGGTCTTCGCACATTGCTTGGACACCATAAATGGTGGAGGGATTTTTGCTATTGGGGATGTCGTGCAGCCCAAAGTGAGCACAACGCCGTTGGTGCCCGGCAT GCCGCATTACAATGTCAACTTGGAAGCAATTGATGTTGGTGGTGTTAAGCTACAGCTTCCaacaaatatttttggtatagaggaaAGTAAGGGTACCATTATTGACAGTGGAACAACATTGGCGTATCTACCAGGGGTGGTTTATAATGCTATAATGTCTAAG GTATTTGCTCAGTATGGAGAGATGCCCTTAAAAAATGATCAAGATTTCCAATGTTTCAGATATTCTGGAAG TGTAGACGATGGATTTCCTATAATCACCTTTCACTTTGAGGGCGGCCTTCCACTGAATATTCATCCACATGACTATCTTTTTCAAAATGGG GAGCTGTACTGCATGGGGTTCCAGACTGGTGGATTGCAAACCAAGGATGGAAAAGATATGGTGCTTTTGGGAG ATCTAGCATTTTCAAACAGACTGGTTCTTTATGATTTGGAAAACCAAGTTATTGGATGGACCGATTACAACT GCTCCTCCAGCATTAAAATCAAGGATGACAAGACTGGATCAATATATACTGTGAATGCACATGATATCTCATCTGGATGGAGATTTCAGTGGCACAAGCCCTTGTTTGTATTGCTAGTAACGGCGCTGTGCAGCTATACAATGTTCTAA